A region from the Mycobacterium heidelbergense genome encodes:
- a CDS encoding MCE family protein, whose product MSNHTDGGPRTRNRVRSSRVDPIWWAPTLFIVVGILIALTAGSFSGTFEESVPLTLVSDRAGLVMEQGAKVKLRGVQVGQVASIGTDVKAARLQLKMQPGPFKYLPSNLEAEIKSTTAFGSKYVDLIVPDQPSHTPLEPGAVLRSRNVTVEVNTVFENLQAVVRALDPAKLNAILSAFSESLRGKGERLGEAITGANNLLLTVNPRMETIHHDWRLFGKATAAYSNAAQDLLSILDSAATTSTTLTENQRSLDALLLSAAGFSQTGINVIGGNEANIVRSFNLLDPTTALLTKYSPTFACLFQGAQWYVDHGGRDALGGNGYSVILDAALLFGDDPYRYPRHLPKVNATGGPGGRPSCGSLPDPSANFPVRALVTDTGWGAAPDEIRTTPWVGNPWWANYFPTTKNPPEPPRYFYRGGPPPP is encoded by the coding sequence ATGAGCAACCACACCGACGGCGGGCCGCGCACGCGAAACAGGGTCCGCAGCAGCAGGGTCGACCCGATCTGGTGGGCGCCAACGTTGTTCATCGTCGTCGGGATCCTGATCGCGCTGACCGCGGGGTCGTTCTCGGGCACGTTCGAAGAATCCGTCCCGCTCACGCTGGTCTCGGACCGGGCGGGCCTGGTGATGGAGCAGGGCGCCAAGGTCAAGCTGCGCGGGGTGCAGGTCGGCCAGGTCGCGTCGATCGGCACCGACGTGAAAGCGGCGCGGCTGCAATTGAAGATGCAACCGGGCCCGTTCAAATACCTGCCGAGCAACCTCGAGGCCGAGATCAAGTCGACCACCGCGTTCGGGTCCAAGTACGTCGACCTGATCGTGCCCGACCAACCCAGCCACACACCGCTGGAGCCCGGCGCGGTGCTGCGCTCCCGAAACGTCACCGTGGAGGTCAATACGGTGTTCGAGAACCTGCAGGCGGTGGTCAGGGCCCTGGACCCGGCCAAGCTGAACGCGATCCTGTCGGCCTTCTCGGAGTCGTTGCGCGGCAAGGGGGAACGCCTCGGGGAGGCGATCACCGGCGCGAACAACCTGTTGCTGACCGTCAACCCCCGCATGGAAACCATCCACCACGACTGGCGGCTGTTCGGCAAGGCGACGGCCGCCTATTCGAATGCGGCGCAGGATCTCCTGTCGATCCTCGACTCGGCGGCAACCACCAGCACGACCCTCACCGAGAATCAACGATCGCTCGACGCGCTGCTGTTGTCGGCGGCGGGCTTCAGCCAGACCGGCATCAACGTGATCGGCGGGAACGAAGCCAACATCGTGCGGTCCTTCAACCTGCTCGATCCGACCACGGCGTTGCTGACGAAATACTCGCCGACCTTCGCGTGCCTGTTCCAGGGCGCGCAATGGTATGTGGACCACGGCGGCCGGGACGCGTTGGGGGGCAACGGCTACTCGGTGATCCTTGATGCCGCGCTGCTCTTTGGCGACGACCCGTACCGATACCCCAGACATCTCCCCAAGGTCAACGCCACCGGCGGCCCGGGGGGCAGGCCCAGCTGCGGCTCGCTGCCCGACCCGAGCGCCAACTTCCCGGTGCGCGCGCTCGTCACCGACACCGGGTGGGGCGCCGCGCCCGACGAGATCCGCACCACGCCGTGGGTCGGTAATCCGTGGTGGGCCAACTACTTCCCGACCACCAAGAACCCGCCCGAACCGCCGCGCTACTTCTACCGCGGGGGGCCGCCGCCGCCATGA